The following proteins are co-located in the Agelaius phoeniceus isolate bAgePho1 chromosome 36, bAgePho1.hap1, whole genome shotgun sequence genome:
- the PLD3 gene encoding 5'-3' exonuclease PLD3, with protein sequence MGLNGAYKQLEPPEPRETPPPKRPHGAALFVLLSILFLLTFLLLLLHLRAHGGDADVTCGDTCRIVLVESIPEGLAVGTVPGPSTFEAWQELLARATRSVDIASFYWTLTNADTRTHEPSAEQGEQLLAALQQLPGRGVAVRVAVSAPSPSAPLDDLQALERSGAAVRAVDLPRLTGGVLHTKFWLVDGAHLYIGSANMDWRALTQVKELGAAIYNCSCLAKDLGKIFEAYWSLGVPDASIPAPWPDSFSTSINLETPLEMTLNGTEAAVFFSSSPPPLCAAGRTPDLDALLSVIDGAESFVDVAVMSYVVGTEFSRPRRFWPAIDERLRRAVVERGAALRLLAGCWPHSRAAMFPFLRSLAALADNGTRYGVQVRLFLVPSSAAQSRIPFARVSHTKYMVTDKAAYVGTSNWSGDYFERTAGSALVVAQPGPGAGTFRERLRAVFERDWSSRYSVDIGDTRSWAGRCGPR encoded by the exons ATGGGGCTGAACGGAGCCTACAAGCAG CTGGAGCCTCCGGAGCCTCGTGAGACGCCGCCCCCCAAG cgCCCCCATGGCGCCGCGCTCTTCGTCCtcctctccatcctcttcctcctcaccttcctcctcctcctcctccacctgcGTGCCCATGGCGGCGACGCCGACGTCACCTGTGGGGACACCTGCAG GATCGTGCTGGTGGAGAGCATCCCCGAGGGCCTGGCCGTGGGCACCGTGCCCGGCCCCTCCACCTTCGaggcctggcaggagctgctggccagggccacccGCAGCGTGGACATCGCCTCCTTCTACTGGACACTGACCAACGCCGACACACGGACGCACGAGCCCAGCGCGGAGCAG ggtgagcagctcctggcGGCGCTGCAGCAGCTGCCGGGCCGTGGCGTGGCCGTGCGCGTTGCGGTCAGCGCGCCCTCGCCCTCCGCGCCCCTGGACGATCTCCAAGCCCTGGAGCGCAGCG GTGCGGCCGTGCGCGCCGTGGACCTGCCGCGCCTGACGGGCGGCGTGCTGCACACCAAGTTCTGGCTGGTGGACGGCGCCCATCTCTACATCGGCAGCGCCAACATGGACTGGAGGGCCCTGACGCAG GTGAAGGAGCTCGGAGCTGCCATCTACAACTGCAGCTGCTTGGCCAAAGATTTGGGCAAAATCTTCGAGGCCTACTGGTCACTGGGCGTCCCCGACGCGTCCATCCCGGCGCCGTGGCCGGACAGCTTCTCCACCTCCATCAACCTGGAGACCCCGCTGGAGATGACGCTCAACGGCACGGAGGCCGCCGTCTTCTTCTCG AGCTCCCCGCCCCCTCTGTGCGCCGCCGGCCGCACCCCGGACCTGGACGCTCTCCTGTCGGTGATCGACGGCGCCGAGTCCTTCGTGGACGTGGCGGTGATGAGCTACGTGGTGGGCACGGAGTTCTCGCGGCCGCGGCGCTTCTGGCCGGCCATCGACGAGCGGCTGCGGCGCGCCGTGGTGGAGCGCGGGGCCGCGCTGCGGCTGCTGGCCGGCTGCTGGCCCCACAGCCGCGCCGCCATGTTCCCCTTCCTGCGCTCCCTGGCCGCCCTGGCCGACAACGGAACCCGCTACGGCGTCCAGGTG CGCCTGTTCCTGGTGCCGTCCAGCGCGGCCCAGAGCCGCATCCCCTTCGCCCGCGTCAGCCACACCAAGTACATGGTGACCGACAAGGCCGCCTACGTGG GCACATCCAACTGGTCCGGGGATTACTTCGAGCGCACGGCGGGCTCGGCGCTGGTGGTGGCGCAGCCCGGGCCGGGCGCGGGCACGTTCCGGGAGCGGCTCCGGGCCGTGTTCGAGCGCGATTGGAGCTCCCGCTACAGCGTCGACATCGGCGACACCCGGAGCTGGGCCGGCCGCTGCGGGCCCCGGTAG
- the C36H19orf47 gene encoding uncharacterized protein C19orf47 homolog — MATSEWLRFFEDAGIPPGPALGYAVAFVDNRIHKNMLLDLTKELMKELGITVVGDVIAILRHAKVVHRQEMCRAASESLQPEAVGGSRRDQRDPPDHQPRDHQPRDQQRDQGRDQQRDQGRDPCGAAGRMITKSLSRDPGPPRAPRNPPGTGISVTVPNGAGGSGSEAPSALPKRRRVTAEAEGKYVIRLPKGTTARSRHILRLQAARGLGRPSVFERLGAEAKAAAAAGAKPSGVFSRLGAAPEGPDPAAADGGAGDPADPEALPYAGVLKKRRECSGTTAAQDGAVSSSGGAWGCGQVSSSSCGPRSVFRRLGRKPD; from the exons ATGG CCACCTCGGAGTGGCTCCGTTTCTTTGAGGACGCCGGGATCCCCccgggccctgccctgggctacGCCGTGGCCTTCGTGGACAACAG GATCCACAAGAACATGCTGCTGGACCTGACCAAGGAGCTGATGAAGGAGCTGGGCATCACCGTGGTGGGCGACGTCATCGCCATCCTGCGCCACGCCAAGGTGGTGCACAGGCAG GAAATGTGCCGGGCGGCCTCGGAGTCGCTGCAGCCCGAGGCTGTGGGGGGATCCCGGCGGGATCAGCGGGATCCACCGGATCACCAGCCCCGGGATCACCAGCCCCGGGATCAGCAGCGGGATCAGGGCCGGGATCAGCAGCGGGATCAGGGCCGGGATCCGTGCGGGGCCGCGGGCAGGATGATCACCAAGAGCCTGAGCCGTgaccccggcccgccccgcgccccccggAACCCGCCCGGCACCGGGATCTCCGTCACCGTCCCCAACGGGGCCG GCGGATCCGGCTCCGAGGCGCCGTCGGCGCTGCCCAAGCGGCGCCGGGTGACGGCCGAGGCCGAGGGCAAGTACGTGATCCGGCTGCCCAAGGGCACCACGGCCCGCAGCCGCCACATCCTGCGCCTGCAGGCGGCACGAG gtcTGGGCCGGCCCTCGGTGTTCGAGCGCCTCGGGGCCGAGGCCAAAGCGGCCGCAGCCGCCGGAGCCAAG CCCTCGGGGGTGTTCAGCCGCCTGGGCGCCGCCCCGGAGGGCCCCGACCCGGCCGCGGCCGATGGCGGCGCGGGGGATCCGGCGGATCCCGAGGCGCTGCCCTACGCCGGCGTGCTGAAGAAGCGCCGGGAATGTTCCGGAACGACGGCGGCGCAGGACGGGGCCGTGTCCAGCTCGGGGGGCGCCTGGGGCTGCGGCcaggtcagcagctcctcctgcggCCCCCGCAGTGTCTTCCGCAGGCTGGGCCGCAAACCCGACTGA
- the AKT2 gene encoding LOW QUALITY PROTEIN: RAC-beta serine/threonine-protein kinase (The sequence of the model RefSeq protein was modified relative to this genomic sequence to represent the inferred CDS: deleted 3 bases in 2 codons): MSEALVVKEGWLHKRGEYIKTWRPRYFLLKSDGSFIGYKERPESPEHGLPPLNNFSVAECQLMRTERPRPNTFVIRCLQWTTVIERTFHVDTAEEREQWLRAIQAVASGLKSRAPAPEPPELGGAPGDGEDGEAAGKARSKASMADFDYLKLLGKGTFGKVILVREKASGRYYAMKILRKEVIIAKDEVAHTVTESRVLQSTATPFLTALKYAFQTSDRLCFVMEYANGGELFFHLSRERVFPEPRARFYGAEIVSALEYLHSRDVVYRDIKLENLMLDKDGHIKITDFGLCKEGVTDGTTMRTFCGTPEYLAPEVLEDNDYGRAVDWWGLGVVMYEMLCGRLPFYNQDHERLFELILLEELRFPRSLGPESRSLLAGLLKKDPKQRLGGGPGDAREVMEHRFFAGIDWLDVVQRKLVPPFRPQVTSEVDTRYFDEEFTAQSITVTPPERCELLDSPESDHRTHFPQFSYSASIRE, encoded by the exons ATGAGTGAGGCGCTGGTGGTCAAGGAGGGCTGGCTGCACAAGAGGG GCGAGTACATCAAGACGTGGCGGCCCCGTTATTTCCTGCTCAAGAGCGACGGTTCCTTCATCGGCTACAAGGAGCGGCCCGAGAGCCCCGAGCACGGCCTCCCCCCCCTCAACAACTTCTCTGTGGCCG AGTGCCAGCTGATGAGGACGGAGCGGCCGCGCCCCAACACCTTCGTCATCCGCTGCCTGCAGTGGACAACGGTCATCGAGAGGACTTTCCACGTGGACACGGCCGAGGAGCG GGAGCAGTGGCTCAGGGCCATCCAGGCCGTGGCCTCGGGGCTCAAGAGCCGCGCGCCGGCCCCGGAGCCGCCCGAGCTCGGGGGAGCCCCCGGGGATGGAGAGGACGGAGAGGCCGCCGGGAAGGCCCGCAGCAAGGCC AGCATGGCAGACTTTGATTACCTGAAGCTGCTGGGCAAGGGCACCTTTGGGAAGGTGATCCTGGTGCGTGAAAAGGCCTCGGGGCGCTACTACGCCATGAAGATCCTGCGCAAGGAGGTCATCATCGCCAAG GACGAGGTGGCTCACACGGTGACCGAGAGCCGCGTCCTGCAGAGC ACCGCCACCCCCTTCCTGACC gcTCTCAAATACGCCTTCCAGACCAGCGACCGCCTGTGCTTTGTCATGGAATACGCCAACGGCGGCGAG CTGTTTTTCCACCTGTCCCGGGAGCGGGTGTTCCCCGAG CCCCGCGCTCGCTTCTACGGCGCCGAGATCGTCTCGGCCCTGGAGTACCTGCACTCGCGGGACGTCGTCTATCGCGACATCAAG CTGGAGAATCTGATGCTGGACAAGGACGGGCACATCAAGATCACGGATTTCGGGCTCTGCAAGGAGGGGGTGACGGACGGCACCACCATG aGGACCTTCTGTGGCACCCCCGAGTACCTGGCGCCCGAG GTCCTGGAAGACAACGACTACGGCCGCGCCGTGGACTGGtgggggctgggggtggtgaTGTACGAGATGCTCTGCGGGCGCCTCCCCTTCTACAACCAGGACCACGAGCGCCTCTTCGAGCTGAtcctgctggaggagctgcgCTTCCCCAGGAGCCTGGGCCCCGAGAGCCGCTCCCTGCTGGCCGGGCTGCTCAAAAAGGATCCCAAACAGag GCTGGGCGGGGGCCCGGGCGACGCCCGCGAGGTGATGGAGCATCGCTTCTTCGCGGGCATCGATTGGCTGGACGTGGTGCAGAGGAAG CTGGTGCCGCCCTTCCGGCCGCAGGTGACGTCAGAGGTGGACACCAGGTACTTCGACGAGGAGTTCACGGCGCAGAGCATCACGGTCACGCCCCCCGAGAGAT GTGAGCTCCTGGACTCTCCGGAGAGCGATCAC